In Cellvibrio polysaccharolyticus, a genomic segment contains:
- a CDS encoding urea amidolyase associated protein UAAP2, with amino-acid sequence MTLKESTLKPETANTRHHVKAGDYFFGIIPAGSTLRIVDLEGNQAADVLFYNAKNPEERYSAMDTIRSQAQVYLSAGTQLRSNFNNPMLDIVADTCGRHDTLGGACATESNTVRYSLEKRCMHACRDSWMLAVAEHPEFGIDKRDITHNINFFMNVPVTADGGLTFADGISAPGKYVELKAHMDILVLVSNCPQLNNPCNGYNPTPIELLVWEH; translated from the coding sequence ATGACACTCAAAGAAAGCACACTAAAACCCGAAACGGCCAACACCCGGCACCATGTAAAAGCCGGTGACTATTTTTTCGGAATTATTCCGGCAGGTAGCACATTGCGAATTGTCGATCTTGAAGGCAACCAGGCCGCCGATGTATTGTTCTACAACGCAAAAAATCCTGAAGAACGCTACAGCGCCATGGATACCATTCGCTCACAAGCACAGGTTTATCTCAGTGCAGGCACACAGCTGCGCTCCAACTTTAACAACCCCATGCTCGACATCGTTGCCGACACCTGCGGACGCCATGACACACTGGGCGGCGCCTGTGCAACGGAAAGCAATACCGTGCGCTACTCGCTGGAAAAACGCTGTATGCACGCCTGCCGTGACAGCTGGATGCTCGCTGTTGCAGAACATCCCGAGTTTGGCATCGACAAACGCGATATTACGCACAACATCAATTTCTTTATGAACGTGCCGGTAACCGCTGACGGCGGCCTGACGTTTGCCGATGGTATTTCCGCGCCGGGTAAATATGTGGAGCTGAAAGCGCACATGGACATTCTGGTGCTGGTTTCCAACTGCCCGCAATTGAACAACCCCTGCAACGGATACAACCCGACACCTATCGAATTACTGGTGTGGGAACACTGA
- a CDS encoding urea amidolyase associated protein UAAP1, with protein sequence MTDYLYQTTLPGNAHWSMELPRGSVLKLTDLEGGANVGMLFYNPRNLLERYNAPDTLKCQHTFKLQKGNCLYSDMGRIFASVIEDSFGWHDTVCGNLHRNDVAARWGIRDYQNDRNDWLQNGYDAFLVELAKYGLGHRDMAANINWFSKVSSDDSGKVQLDTDVSSAGSSVTLRFEMDTLVVLHTCPHPFNFATQYPFKPVSIEIGKSAAVADDDYCKNFRPENQRGFQNNALYYLMTK encoded by the coding sequence ATGACAGATTACCTTTACCAAACCACTTTGCCAGGCAACGCCCATTGGTCTATGGAATTACCGCGCGGCAGCGTATTGAAACTCACAGACCTTGAAGGCGGCGCCAACGTAGGAATGTTGTTTTACAACCCGCGCAATTTGCTGGAGCGCTACAACGCACCGGACACGCTGAAATGCCAGCACACCTTTAAATTGCAAAAAGGCAATTGCCTCTATTCCGATATGGGCCGCATCTTTGCTTCGGTTATTGAAGACAGTTTCGGCTGGCACGATACCGTGTGCGGCAATTTGCACCGCAATGATGTAGCCGCTCGCTGGGGTATTCGCGATTATCAAAATGACCGTAACGACTGGCTGCAAAATGGCTACGACGCTTTTTTGGTTGAACTGGCCAAATACGGTTTGGGGCATCGCGATATGGCGGCCAATATCAATTGGTTCAGCAAAGTCAGCAGTGATGATAGCGGCAAAGTTCAGCTTGATACGGATGTCAGTTCCGCTGGCAGTTCAGTCACTTTGCGTTTTGAAATGGATACGCTGGTGGTGCTGCACACCTGCCCGCATCCTTTTAATTTTGCAACGCAATATCCTTTCAAGCCGGTGAGTATTGAAATCGGAAAATCCGCAGCAGTTGCAGATGATGATTACTGCAAAAATTTCCGCCCGGAAAACCAACGCGGTTTCCAGAACAACGCACTCTATTATCTGATGACTAAATAA
- a CDS encoding ABC transporter ATP-binding protein — MSKSPMIEARNVWKSYGDNVVLESMNIKVNAGEFVTMVGTSGCGKSTFLKMLLGMETVSRGELLLDGKVIPQEPDQSRGIVFQQYSVFPHLTVLQNVIVAREFEKSPLLGKLWGGARRRVEEEAKALIDNVGLSQALHRYPHQLSGGMKQRLAIAQALIRQPRILLLDEPFGALDPGIRADMHQLVLSLWREHNLTVFMVTHDLKEGFYLGTRLWVFDKTRHDPQAPQAYGAHITYDLPIDKRNRENLPALEALQVALP; from the coding sequence ATGAGTAAATCGCCGATGATTGAAGCCAGAAATGTTTGGAAAAGCTACGGTGACAATGTCGTGCTGGAAAGCATGAACATTAAAGTCAACGCCGGTGAGTTCGTTACCATGGTGGGCACCTCCGGCTGCGGTAAAAGTACATTTTTGAAAATGTTGCTCGGTATGGAAACCGTAAGCCGCGGTGAATTACTGCTGGACGGCAAGGTCATTCCGCAAGAGCCTGACCAATCCCGTGGCATCGTCTTTCAGCAATATTCGGTTTTTCCCCATCTAACCGTTTTGCAAAATGTCATCGTTGCTCGCGAATTTGAAAAGTCGCCGCTGTTAGGAAAATTATGGGGCGGCGCACGCCGTCGCGTGGAAGAAGAAGCCAAAGCGCTGATTGACAATGTGGGTTTAAGCCAGGCGCTGCACCGCTACCCGCATCAATTGTCGGGCGGTATGAAACAACGGCTCGCCATCGCCCAGGCATTGATTCGCCAGCCGCGCATCTTATTGCTCGACGAACCTTTCGGCGCACTCGACCCGGGCATCCGTGCCGATATGCATCAACTGGTGCTGTCACTGTGGCGTGAACACAATCTCACCGTGTTTATGGTGACCCACGATTTAAAAGAAGGTTTTTATCTCGGCACCCGCTTATGGGTGTTTGATAAAACCCGGCATGACCCGCAAGCCCCACAGGCTTACGGCGCGCACATTACTTACGATCTGCCTATCGACAAACGTAACCGTGAAAACTTACCCGCACTGGAAGCATTACAGGTAGCTTTACCATGA
- a CDS encoding ABC transporter permease: protein MKRLINITPNKPAKWLLGLLPFVILLVIYMIASDARLAENPNDKLLPGFGQMGDSIKALAFEPNKRTGDYVFWQDTLSSLQRLGLGVAISAFIGFFIGIVNGALPLIRSAFSPLLTVISLIPPMAILPVLFIVFGLDELSKVALIVIGVAPFIARDIQRGTAAIPLELRVKAQTLGASSWQLIWRVLVPQMMPQLINAVRLSLGSAWLFLIAAEAIASTDGLGYRIFLVRRYMSMDIILPYVAWITLLAFVIDYVLAQISRRCFPWHHQETEK from the coding sequence ATGAAAAGATTGATTAACATCACACCGAATAAACCGGCCAAGTGGCTGTTGGGGCTGTTGCCTTTTGTCATCCTGCTGGTGATTTATATGATCGCCTCGGATGCACGGTTGGCGGAAAATCCCAACGACAAGCTGCTGCCTGGTTTTGGTCAAATGGGCGATTCCATAAAAGCATTGGCGTTTGAACCTAATAAAAGAACCGGTGATTATGTTTTCTGGCAAGACACCCTGAGTAGCCTGCAACGTTTGGGGCTGGGTGTTGCTATCTCTGCTTTCATCGGTTTTTTTATCGGTATCGTCAACGGTGCTTTGCCGCTGATTCGTTCTGCCTTTTCGCCACTGCTTACGGTTATTTCATTAATTCCGCCGATGGCAATATTGCCGGTACTTTTTATTGTTTTCGGTCTGGATGAATTATCCAAAGTCGCTTTGATTGTGATCGGGGTTGCGCCTTTTATTGCGCGGGACATTCAACGCGGAACAGCCGCTATTCCTCTTGAACTACGGGTAAAAGCGCAAACACTGGGCGCGTCCAGCTGGCAGCTCATCTGGCGGGTGCTGGTGCCGCAAATGATGCCGCAATTAATTAACGCCGTGCGTTTATCACTCGGCTCAGCCTGGTTGTTTTTAATCGCCGCAGAAGCGATTGCTTCTACCGACGGCCTTGGTTACCGCATCTTTCTGGTTCGCCGTTACATGTCCATGGATATTATTTTGCCCTACGTTGCGTGGATCACGCTGCTGGCATTTGTTATCGACTATGTGTTGGCTCAAATAAGCCGCCGCTGCTTTCCCTGGCATCATCAGGAGACTGAAAAATGA
- a CDS encoding putative urea ABC transporter substrate-binding protein, protein MSLLSASRVSALLSGLLLSCTVAAEPFKVCWSIYVGWMPWGYGEEQQIVDKWAKKYNIEIDVVQINDYIESINQYTTGQFDACAMTNMDALTIPAAGGVDSTALIVGDFSNGNDGVVLKGKDKTLKDIKGQRINLVELSVSHYLLARALETVNLRESDVRVVNTADADMVAVFGTKSVSAVTTWNPLLGEILTQPDTSLVFDSSKIPGEIMDLLVVNTKTLNENPDLGKALTGAWYEIMARMSASSADGVAARTAMAVASGTDLTGYEAQLASTRMFYKPEDALALVNSDALLTTMEKVASFSFDHGLLGDGAPDAGYIGVEGPSGVFGNKSNIKLRFDPRFMQMAADGEL, encoded by the coding sequence ATGTCACTATTGTCTGCATCACGTGTTTCCGCATTGCTTTCAGGTTTGTTGCTGTCTTGCACGGTGGCTGCCGAGCCTTTCAAAGTTTGCTGGTCAATTTATGTAGGCTGGATGCCCTGGGGCTACGGCGAAGAACAGCAAATCGTTGATAAGTGGGCCAAAAAATACAATATCGAAATCGATGTTGTACAAATCAACGATTACATCGAATCCATCAATCAATACACCACCGGTCAATTCGATGCCTGCGCCATGACCAACATGGACGCGCTCACCATTCCTGCCGCTGGCGGCGTGGATTCCACCGCATTAATTGTTGGTGACTTTTCCAACGGTAATGACGGCGTGGTACTGAAAGGCAAAGACAAAACCCTGAAAGACATCAAAGGCCAGCGCATCAATCTGGTAGAGCTGAGCGTTTCTCACTACTTGTTGGCACGTGCGCTGGAAACCGTCAACCTGCGTGAAAGCGATGTGCGCGTGGTTAATACCGCAGACGCCGATATGGTGGCGGTGTTTGGAACCAAAAGCGTTTCAGCGGTAACCACCTGGAACCCGCTGCTGGGTGAAATTCTTACGCAGCCGGACACCTCACTGGTGTTTGACTCATCGAAAATCCCGGGCGAGATCATGGACTTGTTGGTAGTCAACACCAAAACCCTCAACGAAAACCCCGATCTTGGTAAAGCCCTTACTGGTGCCTGGTACGAAATCATGGCGCGCATGAGCGCGAGTTCTGCCGACGGCGTTGCAGCGCGCACGGCGATGGCGGTTGCGTCCGGTACTGACCTTACCGGTTACGAAGCCCAGCTGGCCAGCACACGCATGTTTTACAAACCTGAGGATGCGCTGGCGCTGGTAAACAGCGACGCCTTGCTCACCACCATGGAAAAAGTTGCCTCCTTTTCTTTTGATCATGGCTTATTGGGTGATGGTGCACCGGATGCCGGCTACATCGGTGTTGAAGGCCCCAGCGGTGTTTTCGGTAATAAATCCAATATCAAATTACGTTTCGATCCGCGCTTTATGCAAATGGCCGCGGATGGCGAGTTGTAA
- a CDS encoding HlyD family type I secretion periplasmic adaptor subunit, giving the protein MSQHDAPVVQPVKAKEPHPPALLSRDLEPEEAAFRDGYDDARVTGSSRIILITFALLACLGVWAYFGTLDEVSTGSGKVVPSSREQIIQSLEGGIVTELLVAEGDLVERGQILARLDPTKTESNLGESAAKYRAALASSVRLQAEVNQTVLEFPEILSDYPDLIKAETRLFESRKKRLDESLNGIENSLQLVRQELKITEALAKNGAASSVEVLRLQRQQVELELKAIEFRSEYLVQAREELARARSDVESLESVVKGRSDSLTRLTHRSPVRGIVKDIEVTTIGGVIPPNGRLMQIVPLDEHLLIEARISPRDIAFIHPDQDAKVKITAYDYSIYGGLEGKVVTISPDTIQDEVKPENYYYRVFIRTASDALENKAGTQFAITPGMIATVDIKTGQKTIMDYLIKPINRASEALRER; this is encoded by the coding sequence ATGAGCCAGCATGACGCGCCGGTAGTGCAACCGGTTAAAGCAAAGGAACCCCATCCACCGGCTTTATTATCCCGTGATCTGGAGCCCGAAGAGGCCGCCTTTCGCGACGGTTATGACGATGCGCGGGTAACCGGTTCTTCCCGCATTATATTAATCACCTTTGCGCTACTGGCCTGTCTGGGTGTCTGGGCTTATTTTGGTACGCTGGATGAAGTTTCCACCGGCAGCGGAAAAGTAGTTCCCAGTTCGCGTGAGCAAATTATTCAGTCGCTGGAAGGCGGTATCGTCACCGAGCTGCTGGTAGCAGAAGGGGACCTGGTTGAGCGGGGGCAAATACTGGCACGGCTTGACCCCACCAAAACCGAATCCAACCTGGGTGAAAGCGCAGCAAAATACCGGGCGGCATTGGCAAGCTCGGTGCGTTTACAGGCCGAAGTGAATCAAACGGTGTTGGAGTTTCCGGAAATTCTAAGCGACTATCCGGATTTAATAAAAGCAGAAACCCGTTTGTTTGAGTCGCGAAAAAAACGTCTCGATGAATCACTGAACGGTATTGAAAATTCCTTGCAGCTGGTGCGGCAGGAATTGAAAATTACCGAAGCGCTGGCAAAAAATGGCGCGGCAAGCAGCGTTGAAGTATTACGCTTGCAGCGGCAACAAGTTGAGCTGGAACTGAAAGCCATTGAGTTCCGTTCTGAATATCTGGTGCAGGCACGCGAAGAACTTGCACGAGCCCGTTCCGATGTCGAATCGCTGGAGTCGGTTGTTAAAGGCCGTTCGGACAGCCTGACACGACTTACCCATCGCTCACCGGTGCGCGGCATTGTAAAAGACATTGAGGTGACCACCATCGGTGGCGTCATACCGCCCAACGGGCGTTTGATGCAAATAGTGCCGCTGGATGAGCACCTACTAATTGAAGCCAGAATATCCCCGCGTGATATCGCTTTCATTCACCCGGATCAGGACGCGAAAGTAAAAATCACCGCTTACGATTACAGTATTTACGGCGGCCTCGAAGGCAAGGTGGTAACTATTTCGCCGGACACCATTCAGGATGAAGTAAAACCGGAAAACTATTATTACCGCGTCTTTATTCGCACCGCCTCCGATGCGCTGGAAAATAAAGCCGGTACGCAATTCGCGATAACGCCCGGCATGATTGCAACGGTAGATATCAAAACCGGGCAGAAAACCATCATGGATTATCTGATCAAGCCCATCAACCGGGCCAGCGAAGCCTTGCGCGAACGCTGA
- a CDS encoding type I secretion system permease/ATPase, with the protein MNTSAFAEEPLAHAHFSSKGHENWLEAIISVAQHYRLSCSAENIRLASIETGNLSLEDIVRRMARMAGLSIRFSQLTDAGLTAWRLPIVVQFDDGQLGVVETLDKKGNAGVRFTGDEGLLSSVPRQELLNRVIKSVILRPAEAVADERVDDYIKPYERHWFRQIVLRDMKPYGHVMLASLVANTMALSGVLFSMQVYDRVVPSESIATLYVLFIGVLIAVIFDFIMRLMRVKVIDLLGKRADLRISDRVFGHAIRLKNSARPKSTGTFISQLRELESVRDMITSSTVAVIADLPFFLFFLFIFWIIAGPLVWVPAAAVVFMLLPGFLAQKKLSRLARAAQRESSLRNAMLVETVQGIEDIKTLQAEQRFQQKWNHYTSVSGEASLSMRALVSKLTTWTQNVQTLVFALVVLFGAPMVMAGDMSTGSLVAASILSSRMLSPMSQVTQLLTRWQQAKVGLEGLNQLMQLPVDHPEGSKRVHRALIRGDYELRDASFKYSNEDPTTALHIDQLHIDPGERIAVLGKNGAGKSTLLQALAGTLEAKRGGISLDGIALGHLDPADVRRDVALLSQNSRLFHGTIYDNITLGAADASDEEIISALTLSGAIDFIRKTPKGLDYLIQEGGHGLSGGQRQSLLLARLLIRQPNVLLLDEPTAAMDEATEKQFLNALDEWAEQRTLVIATHRMSVLRIVQRIIVVDNGKIVLDDARDAALARLARVKPAAADVAAVAS; encoded by the coding sequence ATGAATACTTCAGCATTTGCAGAAGAACCGCTGGCGCACGCGCACTTTTCCAGCAAGGGCCATGAAAACTGGCTGGAAGCAATCATTAGTGTTGCCCAACATTATCGGCTCTCCTGTTCGGCCGAAAATATTCGGCTGGCTTCTATCGAAACCGGCAATTTATCGCTGGAAGATATCGTTCGGCGTATGGCGAGAATGGCCGGGCTGAGTATTCGCTTTTCGCAACTGACCGATGCCGGTTTAACCGCCTGGCGGCTGCCGATAGTGGTGCAGTTTGATGATGGCCAGCTGGGTGTTGTTGAAACGCTGGATAAAAAAGGCAACGCCGGTGTGCGCTTTACCGGGGATGAAGGTTTACTCAGTTCGGTACCGCGTCAGGAGCTGCTTAACCGCGTTATCAAATCGGTGATCTTGCGTCCTGCCGAAGCGGTGGCCGATGAGCGGGTAGACGATTATATAAAACCTTACGAGCGTCATTGGTTTCGTCAAATTGTATTGCGTGACATGAAACCTTATGGACACGTGATGTTGGCTTCACTGGTTGCCAACACCATGGCACTGTCAGGCGTGTTGTTTTCCATGCAGGTTTATGATCGCGTGGTGCCGTCGGAATCTATCGCTACCTTATATGTGTTATTTATCGGGGTATTAATTGCGGTAATTTTTGATTTCATCATGCGCTTGATGCGAGTCAAAGTAATTGATCTGTTAGGCAAACGTGCCGACCTGCGTATTTCCGATCGCGTCTTCGGGCATGCTATCCGGTTAAAAAATTCTGCCCGCCCAAAATCCACCGGTACGTTTATTTCGCAGTTACGTGAACTTGAATCCGTTCGCGACATGATCACCTCAAGCACCGTTGCCGTTATTGCCGACTTGCCGTTCTTTTTATTCTTTCTGTTTATTTTCTGGATAATTGCCGGGCCTCTGGTGTGGGTGCCCGCTGCCGCGGTTGTTTTTATGTTATTGCCGGGTTTTCTTGCCCAGAAAAAATTATCCCGTTTGGCCAGAGCCGCGCAGCGCGAATCCTCTTTGCGTAACGCCATGCTGGTAGAAACCGTGCAAGGTATAGAAGATATTAAAACCTTGCAGGCTGAACAACGCTTTCAGCAAAAATGGAATCATTACACCAGCGTATCGGGTGAAGCATCCTTGAGTATGCGCGCCCTGGTCAGCAAACTCACCACCTGGACGCAAAACGTGCAGACGCTGGTATTTGCTCTGGTCGTTTTATTCGGTGCGCCTATGGTCATGGCTGGCGATATGAGTACCGGCTCTCTGGTGGCGGCTTCCATTCTTTCCTCGCGGATGCTTTCGCCCATGTCGCAAGTAACCCAGCTACTGACACGGTGGCAACAAGCCAAAGTGGGGCTTGAAGGTTTGAATCAACTGATGCAACTGCCGGTGGATCATCCCGAAGGCAGCAAGCGCGTGCATCGCGCCTTGATTCGCGGCGACTATGAATTGCGGGATGCCAGTTTCAAGTATTCCAACGAAGACCCGACCACTGCTTTGCATATTGACCAGTTGCATATTGACCCTGGCGAACGTATCGCGGTGCTGGGTAAAAACGGTGCCGGAAAGTCCACGCTATTACAGGCACTGGCCGGTACGCTGGAGGCAAAACGTGGCGGCATCTCGCTGGATGGTATTGCTTTGGGGCATCTCGACCCTGCCGATGTGCGACGCGATGTTGCGCTGCTATCGCAAAACTCGCGGCTGTTTCACGGCACCATCTACGACAATATTACGCTCGGTGCTGCCGATGCATCCGATGAAGAAATTATCAGTGCGCTGACCCTCTCCGGCGCCATTGACTTTATTCGCAAAACACCCAAAGGGCTGGATTATTTAATTCAGGAAGGCGGCCATGGTTTATCCGGCGGGCAGCGTCAGTCATTACTGCTGGCACGGTTGCTGATTCGTCAGCCCAATGTACTGCTGCTGGATGAACCCACCGCGGCCATGGATGAAGCTACCGAAAAACAATTTCTTAACGCCCTTGATGAATGGGCAGAACAGCGCACCCTGGTTATTGCGACGCACCGTATGAGTGTGCTGCGTATTGTGCAGCGCATTATTGTGGTCGATAACGGAAAAATTGTACTCGATGATGCACGCGATGCTGCTCTGGCACGTCTCGCTCGTGTAAAACCGGCAGCCGCAGACGTTGCTGCCGTCGCCAGCTGA